The region CTCCCGCTACGCCTGCCGCATCACGTGTGAGCGTAGCGCCCCCTACACGGCTCGCATCTACGCTGCCGGCTTCGACTCCTCCAAAAACATCTTCCTCGGGGTGAGTCAGAGGCCCGATCGCAGGACACGTGCTGGAACATAAAGGTCGAAAGATCAGGCCACGGCTCGAGCTGTTTACCGGGGAACGACACCATCGATGGGGACCGTTTGCATTCCGCCAGTTGGATTGGCGCTTGCTGAGCGATTCATTTGGTGATGTTGACGGCTGAGCTTTTGTGGAGTTATGAACAGATCCTGAGCCACTTATCCAGCCAAGGCACACTGTGTGCTGCTCAGATTCGAGTTCAATTCCCTTCGTTGCTATTTGTCGTTGGTGGCCGGGGGTCTGAGAGAGTGCCGCCAGCTGTATTCTTTAGTGTGGGAAGGATGGTGGGTTAGGGGAGGGAAGGATTCCTCTTCCCACATAAGTGTAATGTAATACAAGCCATGTGCCTACCAGTGTGGGCACCTTTTAAATCACAGGGACAGAAGCAAGCAGTTAGTTTTCACCTACAAGTCTGCCAAGCTGCATCTGCAGATGGGCAGCGTTCAGAAACAACTGCGGCTGTGACTTTAGATGCATTGGAGGAAGGCGTCCGGTAAGATTTTCTGTCAGGAGATGGATATGACAAACACTGGAAGAAAATTAGGAAAGTGTTTTCAGTGAATCAGTAATCgaaagtggagttttacaatgACATAGTATGAATGCTGCTCATCTTTCAAGAGGGTATGCATGTGGAAAGAAGGGATACTTAAAAATATGCCACCAAACCAGTTTAACATATGTGACCTAAATTACCAGAAGACTCTTCCCCCATGCCATAAGACCTCGCAACTCCCAGTTACTGAAGACAAATATAAACACGTACTGTATTCCATTTAACAATACTGTGTACTTGCTGTTACCTCAGTGACTGAAGTATGCTATAAGCATACATATCTGGTACATTTCACAATATGGTACCGCCTCAGCAAATCCACTCGGTGTCATGTCACCCCATATTTTATCTGTATTTCATATTTATTGTCTGCGCTTGTGTTCTTCTTTTGTATTGCTCCACAGTCCCTGGAGGAACGTTAATTCATTTCCCGGTGTATCTGTAAATAGCTGAAATGACATTAAAGAGCCTCTTGTCCCTTGGCTTGAGACTTAGTATTGGAGTGAGGCAGTGATGCTGATCACACTAGTAGTAGAATTGTTGGTTATTCAGAAAAAGGCATTGATGACAGAtacccatccctctctcttaaGTCcactaaaagaaataaaatatcgAAAGAAGCTCTTGAAGCTGAGACACAGAGTTGTAAAGGCAACGTAGCATAAGTGCGGTCAATGAGCAGCCCAGGAAAAACACTGATCGATCGGCACATTCATTGCAGCTAAAggttatttgatttgattgtcGAAATGGATCTGACCGAAACCTGGACAGGACAATAACGTCCTTTTTCATTTACCCAAACTGTCCAGTGAGAATCAGTCTTAATAGGGCAAGGCGGGGTTCTACTGTTGTAGACACCATTTGAGTTGGAACATTGGGGAGAATTGGGTAAATAAAATAACTGCGAAACTTGAGCAGATAAACATGCATCAGAGTGAGCAGTAAGACGTTGGATGGAGGACGGTAATAGTTTTGTAGCAGCTGGTGGTGCATTTTTTGGCTAAACCACAGTATGAGTCctgacacacactgtccttgGCACGCAGTGGACTCCCTCTGTCCATGTaggtggagaaagagaggacaAGGAGAAAAGATGGGGAAACTGTTAGCCACAAGGATATCAATACGGTTATGAAAAGCATGCACATAAATCTTCGTGTGTCCTAGACGTAAAATTGAACGTCTTTGATTTCTGGCTATAAATTTTCATTGCTTAAGTTATTTATACATTTTGCAATAGTAGTGAATTTACACTGAACTGATTAAATAAGACATGCTTAAAAGTCATATAATCGGTCATAATACTGATTAAGGGTgtgaattatttttattttgttttagaaTACGTGATATAGGAAAGATGATTCTATTCATATGTATAAAAAAGTAGAAATGATTCTTGTCTGGGGTTTGTGTCAGGAGCGTGCTGCTAAATGGAGGACTTCAGACGGCTTGATGGACGGGCTGACCACCAATGGGGTGTTGGTGATGCACCCTGCGGGGGAGTTCGTGTCCGAGCCGACACCAGGGGTGTGGAGGGAGATCTCTGTGTGTGGGAACGTCTTTGCCCTCCGAGAGACACGCTCCGCTCAACAGAGAGGAAAACTGGTGAGTTTATATTTTTAGTCCATGAAAAAAGTTCATTATCCTCATTAGGTTTTTCATTGGggtttttcatttttcataatCAATTGGAAAAATTTGAGCTGTTCCAGGCCGAGTTTAGAAGGAGGAGGAAAGATGTAGAGAATTTAGAAAAAAGATGAGTATAAAGAAGCAATGCTCTGGGCTTTTTCTCTGAAAACGTACACAATATTGAGCCTGGCAACACGTAGGACTGTCATAACTCACCGGTGTGTGTGGCCTCCGCTCATGCAGGTGGAGAACGAGTCGAACACTCTGCAGGACGGCTCCCTCATCGACCTGTGCGGGGCCACCCTGCTGTGGCGGACGCCCGGCGGTCTGCGCCGAACACCCACGCTGAAGCAGCTGGAGTCTCTGCGGCAGGAGCTGAACGCGGCACGGCCGCAGTGTCCCGTGGGCTTCAACACGCTGGCCTTCCCCAGCCTGGCACAGCGCGCCACCGTCGACAAGAAGCAGCCCTGGGTCTACATGAACTGCGGCCACGTCCACGGCTACCACAACTGGGGGTTCCGCAAGGAGAAGGCAGGCGCGTCAGCGGCGGCGGCCACCGCCATGCCCGGCGTGCCCGGTGGCGGGGGGACGGCACCTCCCAGCACGGGCGACCGCGAGTGCCCCATGTGCCGGCGGGTGGGCCCCTACGTGCCGCTCTGGCTGGGCTGCGAGGGAGGGCTGTACCTGGACGCCGGACCCCCGACACACGCCTTCTGCCCCTGCGGCCACGTGTGCTCGGAAAAGACGGTACAGGGCTGGAGCCAGATCCCGCTGCCGCACGGCACGCACGCCTTCCACGCCGCCTGCCCTTTCTGTGGGACGTGGCTGACCGGCGAGCAGGGCCACGTAAAGCTCATCTTCCAGGGGCCTGTTGACTGAGCGTGAGAGCTGGAGAAAGGGGCTGACAAAGACTGCCAGACGAGGGATTATGGGGCAGGGACAGATGGACAAAACTGGACTGAACCAGGAGACCGAAGTGcttacagaaagagagagaaaactactgtgtgctgtgtgttgagaaatatgtaaataaagGTGATGAAATAAAAGGGAGATAAATGAAGCTCATTTTGTCCGAGTGCAATGTGGAGTTGCAAAGTGTTTGGCAAGATATCATTTTAGGGAAATTATTTATCCCTAAAATCAGGACATTTCTTCTTCAGCACACTGGGTGGTTGGTGTGAATTCTGTTCACATGGTAATCATGGTCAGCTTTTCAAAATATGCATTGGTGTTACTGGCATGATGTTAAAATGTGACCATTTTAGAGTCATTTATAGTTTGGATGGAGAAAACAAAGTGCATCAGCACAATTCAGAACACACTGCACATCTGGAGAGACTGTCAAGGTGACCTCACGTAAAGTCTCCCTATGGACTCATAACCTCAACAACATCATTTCAGTTCATCATTACAATAAAAGGGTCCATGTGCGCTGGACTGTGGCCAATGGATCATTACACTCGCTTGCATCCCTAGTGTCTGGTTGGTGCATCTGATGACCTCGCAGGAAGGcaaagactgagagagagagaactaaaGAGGGGGACGGGGAGGGGCAAGTTGGAAGCTCCACCCACCTctagcccctcccctctgtctctctttctcggGGGAGTCTGAGCAAAAACGGCACAGTCCTGCCTGTAGACTGCGGCTCCTTTCACCGGCTATAAATAACTCAAGGTCGTCATTGCTTCACcaccacttcacacacacacacaaccaatgggggtgtgtgtatgtgagtacgGTGGAAGAGAACAGGGTACACAGTAGAAACATTGCTTACAGGTAATACTCTGGAAATgctggaaatatttattttcatCTTGATAACAGCGTAAAAGCAGCTACTCTGTAACACAACATGCACAATCATGGTAAAACTTTTAAAATGGATTCATATTTTCATTGCCATTGTAAAAATATTAATGTTTAGTAGACAGGCCCCATGTGTGAAGTGTTTCTGCACTGGATGTGAACATTTGGTATAGTGGTACACTACAGATGACTTTCACAAACACAGTGATAACAGGAAATCTCAAGCCCAGGGTGGCAGGCATTCAGCCATCAACACAACGCGTCCTTCTAACAATCCACTACCATCATCTAAATGTCTGCTGAAAAGGACCCAAACACCGTCCTTCATGAGGATAACTTGGTCTGTGCTAGCCAGCTAAAGCTGTTGCATTATGGTTCAGATGAGATATTATTTGAGAGTGGGGcagcacaaataaacacaaatgacGATAGTAATCTGCACAGTCCTGTCATTCAAACCAGACAGCCAAAGCCACAGAatgctatatttattattaataaagtgACATTCATTTTTACggaaactacacacacatacataaaaaaagaaggaaaaaagtACAGAAAAGCCGTATTTAAGACAGACATTGATcgttttttattatatatatatttataatatgtACAAAGAAGGAAAAAACAACATGATCAGACTGAGCTATGAAAGAGCACCAGAGTCAGCAagcagagggagaggggagagaactACCAGCCTGGTGCTCGCTAGGTTCATCGTCCATGCTGTCGTCCTGACTTACCCAAAAGCCACACGGAGATGTGCAAACGAAAGAGTGAAAGGTGAAGTTAAAAAGTCAAAGCAAAATgacgacaaaaaaaaaaagaagcacgTAGCACGGGTCCATCATATTCTAAAGCAGTCCTCCCCCACCTCGAAATCACGCCCCACCCTACAGTATTGCCCCTCGCCCCAGATCAATTAATCAGACACACGGCATCACGACGTAAGTTCAGTACAGATTAAAATCAGTAGAACCGCAAGCATCCTGATAACAAAAAGCGCATTCAGGACATGTCCAAAACAGGATGTGCTCAGTTTTAGTGCGTGATGGCGTACAGGTTTCAAATGAGATGTTTTCAATCACTTCCTTTTGCAGGCTTAAACTTGAAAGCAAGCTCAAacagccccccaccccccaaataGAAGGAATGTTCCTAAACACAGTAGCCCAAACCATCACTCCCAACCTCTACACATGCCCCCACCAATCAGCTACTGCTCCCTCCAACCACAAGCCAATAATTCTTACTAAATAATgtttccagtttttttttttttttttttaaagaaaaagaaTGTTATTCTGAGGTTAAGTTAGCACTGGCTGATGTGGTGTTAACTAGTTTTAAATGGCTCAGTTTATTAGTAATCTAACGTTACAACAGACACTGGTGCAACTACTTAACTGAGACGAGTCAACAATGAATTCTACAAACTTCATCTATATTTTTCTAGATCCACATCCTATATATTGAAACAGTACAATAAAAACAGTCCGTCAGGGAGCAGTAGGACATCGTTCGAGGTCACATGACTGCTAGAAGGCTCTTAAGTCCAAACGGCATTCAGGGAATTGGTTATGACATCCTTTAAAGTTTGAACCAGATGAAATGAGAGGGGGGTGTCACCCAATATAACCAATATAATGCATTCAATGCCATAAGGATCAATCAGAGAGACTGTACTGGTCTGGAGTCCTCACAAGGCCGAGGGAATCTCCTGGAGGTGAAAGGGACTGAGGATCTCCAGAAGGTTTTGAAAGATTTATCTCACAGGCATGAGGCAGAAGAGTGAGACTCCACTGCGAGTGTTGCATTTGTCTGTTCAGAGGACCTGGGAGTTCATATCCGGTCTTTCAGCCAGGACCAGTCAGTCCCAACATCCCCTGTCCTGCTAGGACACCATGTTCTCACACAAGCTTTCAAAAGTATAACATCCAAAGAGCTACAGCACACCTACATGAGTACTTTCAATCAAATCCCTCCATGTACACATAAACAGGGGCCCGTTTCCTGGCCATGGATTAAACCTAGTCTTGGACTAAACTGCAGTGCCAATGGCATCAGCTTTGGGGACTGCTCCTAGTCTAGACTTGGGCTTAATTTTGGTCTGGGTAACTGGTCTAGTgtatacaaataaaatatttctaTATATTTTGTGATGCATGATGGAGCAATCTGACAACAAAGAGGATAAACAGAACCTAAGCACTAACTAATACCAACTTGTCGAAATGCTAAGATGTCATTGTACATCAGATCTTTAAATCCAGAATGAAAGTTGAAGACTACAAATAACAGTAACAAGACAGCATGAGGCTTCTATTTACTGCAAAGAAATCTCTGCTAGTCGTGATATCTTGATGTCGAGGTCATAAAAGTCAAGAAAACCTGAAGCTCTGATGCACCAGATCACAAGCCAAAAACCAGAAAAACTGCTCTAAATGATCATTTGGAAGTCTGTAACAATGTTAACATTATACTCCAGTGACAATGGTCAACCATGCTTTCACTTTAAACCCAGGACAAATCAAACGTGCCAAGTGAGGCATACCGGGTCTCCTGGTCCACTTTGGGCATGAAGATCTTTGCCCTGCTGAATATACTGGAAACacgtgggggaggggctaaacGAGGTAACAGAGGGAACAGTAGCTTTACTCGACCAACCCAAACCCCAGACATCACAAAGCTTTTATTATAAACAAAGATTTTGTCCCCTCCCCTTCAAACACCTTCATTTGACAGCAGTAAGCCACTGTACAAGCATTTTAGAAAATTCCTACTGGAAAAATCTCAATCAATAATAATAGAATATTGCCAATATTTATGCTCTTCATTTCAGTATATGACTATGCTGTAGGTctcatccatgtctttacatAGCCATCTAAGAATGTGAATGGTTATTTGTGTATGGATGGGGAAAGGAGTTTCTCATGTATACTCTCATGTAACCAATCCTGCCCTCTAAGACAGCTGCTCTGCATACAGACAGTAGTGAGTCACCCAAAAAGCCAATTAATTTACTTTCTTGCATCGTCCATCCCTCTTTTACAGAACAAGTAACTTGCTACAGACCAAGCAagtggagtgtctgtgtgtggttatgGGCGATGGGGTGGTGGATGTAGACGGAGATGGTGTGCGTGTGAAGCTAAGGGCTAAGAATAGGGCAGGGTCCAGAAGAAGACAGGTCAGGGAGACAGGATGAGAGTCTAGGAGTATAAAACCAAGGAGAGGAGGTTCACAAAGGAAGCTACTAAACTTCTTGCAAGCCAAAAGAAAGATAAAAACCCGAGCTTTGGCTCTGAAATGCAGTGGCTACTCCCTTAAGAATGTTACAATGTCTTCACCTCCTGTTCTTATGCTCCTAGAAgtacgcaggtgtgtgtgtgtgtgtgtgtgtgtgtgcgtgcgcacgcaGGTAAGTGCGGGCAGGGGCGGAGGCTCTTCAACAGCAGCCTCCACCCGATGGTCGGACTGGAGTGCTATCGATCTTCAGGTTGGGCTTGTCGCCTCCAGCCGTGGCTCCTGGGCCCATGCGCTTCTTAATCTCAGCGGCCATGGTCATGAAGGCTTGCTCCACGTTGGTGGCGTTCTTAGCACTCGTCTCCAGGAAGGGGATGGCAAGGGAGTCAGCAAACTCctacaaaaaaaataaagattttttttgttcacgaCTACCGTTAACTGTCAAAATGTTTCGATATACTTTTGGCTTAAGATAAGCAAATGAGAGCAATGAAATCTGAAAATTCTAGACAAATCTGCTTTAGACAAGTCAGCATTTTCAATGACTGAAGCTTTGATACGTTCAACGACTTTGATGCTTTAAAAAGCCTTAATACATCACAAGTGCTCATCCATTTCTGGCAGCACTGACAAAATCCTTTGCTTGCACCAGACATTTATTAAATCAGTCCCAAAGAGTCTGGCTCCCGCGGGCTGTGTGGTTACGACAGGACAGCTCAAACATCTCCCTACTCCACACCTTGGCTGTTGTGTAGTCCACTACTTTCTTGGTGGTGAGGTCACACTTGTTCCCAACCAGCAACTTGTTGACATTTTCACTGGCGTAGCGGTCAATCTCCTGTAGCCACTGCTTCACATTGTTATAAGactcctgcagagagagagagagagagagagagagagagagagagagagagagagagagagagagagagagagagagagagagagagagagagaaacagaggatggggtgtgggggggggaagCAGGAGGCTGAGACTGCACCAATAAATGTACACTGCAGGGTTTGATCTATGCACCAATGGACCCCATAAATACCCAAGTGACTTGCAGAAAATTAATTCATGCACTTGCCACCTGGAATCACAGATCAAATGACCAATCCGTTTCACCGCCACGACACGGCACAAAGCAACCCCACAAAGCAACCGCACACCGCCCCGTCTCCATACGAGTAAGAGGCACCCGTCCGTCTGTCTTACTGAACCTTTGCGCTGGAGTGCAACAGTGAGCAGAGTATAAAGGTCCAGCACCAGCacacagaggccagcagtgacAGCATGGTCACAAGAAGTTGTTATGCAAAAGCTTCACGGTCTCGAAGAAGAGGTGGGCGTAATTTGTGACATCACTGATAAAAATCCAAATGAAAAAGGGAGCAAAAGTGTGCACAACTGGAGGAACTCCGGCAAACACAGTAAATGTCAAACAATTAGATTTTTGAGGTGATATGCCAGGACGAGAATAAATAGGTTTGATATTGATGTTGGGGCAATATGCCCGACACACTGACTGACCCCAGGATGAGATTTATGAAACAAGACAAGCCATTTATTTACTATCTTCCCATccctgtgaatgtgtgtaagcAACAGAGCCATGAGTCTTTTACTTGTAAGACCTTTTACTTAAGGTAACTTGCTCCTTCCCTTGGGATGCAATAATCGTTCTAATAGTATTAGCAGTTGCAATTTCGTCCATGGTAGCTCTTACAACATGCCAACATAGTCAAAGATTAGTAaagtaaaatattaaaattagtAATAATGAAATCCAACATGACCCATTTCTTTATAAAGACGGGTGTAGTTTTAAGTGAGAGAAACATGCAATATAACAAGGGAGCTGTCAAGGAACTGGAAAACGAAGGGAGCTTAGCATGGCCCAACATCTATAGTACAACACCCAACACTGGAAGGGCAGTGCACACACTAGATCACACTAGATCTGGATCAAACTGAGCTGAATTCATTTTAAGCTGCCTTACCTGATCTGTGACATCATAGACCACAATGATGCCATGGGCTCCCCTGTAGTAACTGGAAGTGATGGTGCGAAACCTTTCCTGCCCGGCAGTATCccactgaaagaaagaaagaaagaaagaaagaaagaaaaagagagagagagagagagagagagatggatcaGGGGATGGATCAGAAAGTGTAATGGCAAGAAAGCATATACACACTGTTTACTATAGGAATTCTGGCAGAAACAGCAGCAAAACCACAGAGAATAATTTTCCATTTAACAGTCCTTAAACCCAAATGGATCTTGGATTTTCTGTACTAATTGCTATAGTAATCCAGGTAACCTAAATTTACTCTGGCACTCTGTAGTAAAATAAAACAACCGTCTAAAGCTAACTTCAGGACTAACCCGACAGTCAGAACATTCCCACTTTGGTTAGCTCTCTCAGCCTGGTTACTCTGCAAACGGATTGCAGTGACTCACTCAAGTGCCCATTTATTTACTACCCTGCAAGTGCACCCGTCTGCCCCTCTCTCACAGGACATGTGAGCCACAGGAGTCCCGCATACTTCTCTGCAAACATGGCTTAACCCAACAAATGCATTATAGAGGCACACCTCAGCCCTGCATGGCATACATAAAGACAAGCTAAGTAAACAGCATGTGAACGGCAAAGAAAAGATTCTCCACGTTCAAGTCTGTTACCAGCTGTCAGCTGAGAGGTCTGCAGACAAAGCTTGAGCTATTCTGCACAGCTCAACATTAAACATTATCCAAGAAACCTAGAAATACACATagcttttttattaaaacataagTCTGcctaaaaccaaacaaaaagtgcaaaaagaaaaACCCCAAAAACAAATGAGGTCACTCACAATCTGAAGCTTAATGGTCTTGCCATCCAGTTCAATAGTGCGAATCTTGAAGTCCACCCCTATGGTGCTGATGTAGCTCTCTGTGTACGTGTCATCCTAGAAAATACCCATATGTCAAGGTAAGCAGTATTAAACAAATCATAAGTGCTAAAATCCAGACTTTGGCCAATGATTAAGTTGTTATACCCAAAACAATATCCCAAGCAGCCTCTAAGGCACATTGGTTTTTAATTTTATAGTTTGCAACTATTCAATCAAATCTTATTGGAGCAACATGGGTGGGGCATTCTATACACTCCCCTCCAAGTGCAAAAAAATGGACACAGAAAATTTGTCCCAAAAAGGGGAAACTACTTTCATAATGTACAGATGTTTAGACTGTTACAATACACCTATTAATATTACTACCATCATAGCAGTTTAATGGAAAACAGTCAAAATCCAAACTGTTCAAATATTTTTGTATCTTCATTCaagatcatacatttacctgTACATAAATTATATGTTCATAACATAAACTCACCATCACTCATACTCCAATCAACAATGCTAAATATACCCAGAGAAGTAATGCAAATTTGCAAGAATCAATGACACTGacatgatggtagcattgtatTTGTAAGTTTTTTCACGTTGGTGTCAACTGTGTTTAAAGTTATGTGCCAAAAAACACCCAAGCAAgaggtttaaaataaaataatattcaACCACTGACTAGAGAAACACTGTTAAGACCCTATAAGACAACATGGCTAACAGAGTTGTGTACTCACTGCAAATCTCAACAGAAGACAAGACTTCCCCACTCCAGAGTCGCCAATTAGGAGCAGCTTGAACAGGTAGTCACTGAAACGCAACATAA is a window of Brachyhypopomus gauderio isolate BG-103 chromosome 14, BGAUD_0.2, whole genome shotgun sequence DNA encoding:
- the peli3 gene encoding E3 ubiquitin-protein ligase pellino homolog 1 translates to MVLEGSSEALCPPPPLELRPSCNKSQPSTPPGSGSQPHDDLFSGDKEPVKYGELIVLGHNGSLASGDKGRRRSRLALYKRPKANGVKPDVIHNVSTPLVSKALSNKSQHSISYTLSRSHSVIVEYTHDSNTDMFQIGRSTESMIDLVVTDTAGGGGGQGGAGGDGGQSAQSTISRYACRITCERSAPYTARIYAAGFDSSKNIFLGERAAKWRTSDGLMDGLTTNGVLVMHPAGEFVSEPTPGVWREISVCGNVFALRETRSAQQRGKLVENESNTLQDGSLIDLCGATLLWRTPGGLRRTPTLKQLESLRQELNAARPQCPVGFNTLAFPSLAQRATVDKKQPWVYMNCGHVHGYHNWGFRKEKAGASAAAATAMPGVPGGGGTAPPSTGDRECPMCRRVGPYVPLWLGCEGGLYLDAGPPTHAFCPCGHVCSEKTVQGWSQIPLPHGTHAFHAACPFCGTWLTGEQGHVKLIFQGPVD
- the rab1ba gene encoding zRAB1B, member RAS oncogene family a, whose amino-acid sequence is MNPEYDYLFKLLLIGDSGVGKSCLLLRFADDTYTESYISTIGVDFKIRTIELDGKTIKLQIWDTAGQERFRTITSSYYRGAHGIIVVYDVTDQESYNNVKQWLQEIDRYASENVNKLLVGNKCDLTTKKVVDYTTAKEFADSLAIPFLETSAKNATNVEQAFMTMAAEIKKRMGPGATAGGDKPNLKIDSTPVRPSGGGCC